Proteins encoded by one window of Desulfonatronum thiodismutans:
- a CDS encoding FeoA family protein — translation MLHRFRKQNAMPVQECPSCAHPAQGGNGEDQTLTKVANGCRCRIRRHRAHGAIRQRLLDLGFVPNAEIEMIRCATLGDPLELRVGDYYVTLRKREADLIDVRAA, via the coding sequence ATGTTGCATCGTTTCCGGAAACAAAATGCCATGCCGGTCCAAGAGTGCCCTTCCTGTGCGCATCCCGCGCAGGGTGGCAATGGTGAGGACCAGACGCTGACCAAAGTAGCCAACGGATGTCGGTGCCGCATCCGACGGCACAGGGCTCACGGGGCCATCCGGCAGCGCCTGTTGGACCTGGGTTTTGTTCCCAATGCCGAGATTGAAATGATCCGTTGCGCCACGTTGGGTGACCCGCTGGAACTGCGGGTTGGTGACTACTACGTTACCCTGCGTAAGCGGGAGGCGGATTTGATCGACGTGCGGGCCGCCTAG